The nucleotide sequence CTGCAGACGGTCAAGCTGAACTATTAAAGCATGCCGGAGGATTAGCCATTGTTTCCAAGAAAATCCTTAGGGTTTCTAAAGTAGGGAGTGAAAGAGCTATCAAGATTTTATATTCAATCTCGAAGTTTTCAGCAACACCAAGTGTTGTTCAAGAGATGTTGAGTTTAGGTGTGGTGGCAAAGCTTTGTTTGATACTTCAAGTTGATTGTGGTAGTAAGGCTAAGGATAGAGCTAGagaaattctcaaatttcatGGTAAGGCATGGAGGAATTCTCCTTGCATACCTATGAATCTATTATCTTCATATCCATTTTAGGAACTAGAATGAAAAGAGCAAAAATTGCTTAGGCAGAAATGGTAATtgatttttgtgtacataatttattcttttcagaaaatagaaaaacaatTTGGACAAAATAGTCCATGAAATTTAATTGTTCATATCCATCTTCAACATTGTGATTAATTCGTTAGAAAGTAGAATTAAAGTTTTTGTCAGTTTATGCTCTACGATCTCCTAATTATTTTCGTatctgaactttttttttttggtaatggACCTCTTAGGATATGTGTTTCCTAATATGAAATTCCCGCCACGTACCCGTTATTAGGTACGGTTCCTTAATTTcatttatgtgacatagtttaAATCGATCGGTATAAAATTTAAGcataaaaaaagacttttgaatttatCGTACTAAAGAAGccataatatttgtgtggctatataAAAGCTTCTCgttaaggataaaataaaagatgtaaaattaattatttctagATATAAAAATGTGTCACTCTATAAAAGTACGAAAAAAGAAGATTAAGAAATAAAACTATTctaatattaaaattataattccTAACCGACAACCCATACGCATGTACATGAAAGGTAGTCTTCCATAacttttttataatatatagtctGACATTTCCCAAGCCGCCATATCTgactacataaaattaaaagaaattacaGTACTATTTATTCTAGTTAAAACCTTTTTTGTGAtataaatttttactttttttttttttttgtctcccAACTGTCtagtattaattaaataaagaaatttatTGACTGTAATTGTTTTTAAATTGTTGGCTGTTATGTTCACAGATAGGACATAGCTGGATGTTCCAACCAGGAATGCTGTGAGAACAatggggtcgtttggtagataaATTGCGGGATTATAATTTAGAATTTATCATCAtctattgggattattttataccatctaaaagatggtataaaataatcccgaGTGGGATAAGACTGGACTAATTTTTGGTACCatgtttggtacaaggtataaatttatcacaaaaataaatttatcgcctcaaacatgatataaaaatttctttggaataatttatactttctaccaaacgacccctgaACAGTATATTAAAGAGACTGGACCTTAGTTGCTCTCTCAACACATTCAATCAATTAATGGGAGCCGCATTTGTGGAATAGAATTCAGAAGTCTCCTctggaaatgaaaaagaaaacaacttaTTATTCTATAGCCATATTTATCGAGTTTATATTCTTGCTAAGAAgattcatgaaaattaattaaaacttaCGTGTTTTTGTTTCGTCTCCCATGATTTTTTTACTTCCGTCAATTCTTATCTGACCTTCTTTGGTATACTTCTTTTGAGCCGAGAGTCTAgcggataaatttataccttctatcaAACATGATATAAAAATTAGTGCTTGGGATATAGAACCTATACCtctctaccaaacgacccctgaACAGTATATTAAAGAGACTGGACCTTAGTTGCTCTCTCAACACATTCAATCAATTAATGGGAGCCGCATTACGTGCACAAAAACTCTCTGCGTACAACACCGAACGTCTCTAAACAACGGGTATAATTTTTCTCTCTCCTTGCGTCTGAGCCTCACGCTCCGTCCCATGGGGACGCCGGCATCGCCGGAGACGGCGCGTCCGGTGGAAAATATCCCCCAGCAAACTGAGACGAGCAAAGGGAACACCTCAATTCCAAAAACGAACAACTACGCAGGAGCAATCCTTAATACAACCCCAACAAATACAACACCCATCCCCACTATTAAATGCTATGGGAATCCGGAAGTCAGAGCTAGACGTTCCAGTCATAATGGAATTCCGGCGgtgattttcaagaaaaaggatttCTATGGTGTGATGGCTGAAGACTATAGATTAACTATAGTTGGTAAATTCTTAAGGACAAGGCCTCAAATAGAGAGAATCAGATCTAAGTTTGCTGAAAAAGTCCCGGTAAGAGGTACTTGTAAAATAGGTGCCTTTGATTTTAGACCGTAATGCTCGATTTCAACAACGAAGAGGATTTTAAAAACACTTGGTACGGAAGATCTATAGAAATTGAAGGTCAAGTTATGTGGCTTGAGAAGTGGACCCCGAATTTTAGACCGGATGTGGATTCTCCCATAGTGCCGGCTTGGGTGCTGCTACCCTCTCTCCCTATACACTGTCATTCATGGCATTATGTGAAGCAAATAGTAGACACAATTGGTACACCTCTCTCAATGGATTTAGCTACTGAAAACAGGACTAGACCTAGTATGGCTAAGGTTAGAGTGGAAATCGATTTGACTAGGCCAAAAATCGACTCGGTCTGGATTGGAGTGGAAGATGATGATAGTCCATTAAAAGGCTTCACTCAAAAAATTGAGTATGAGAATGTGCCAAAGTATTGTAGACATTGTAAACTACTTGGGCATTCAATACTGCAATGTAGACATGctgaaaagaagaaggaagatgcaaaaggaaaacatacagaGGTCGAAGACAATGAGGAGTATGGAAAGGCAAGTGAAAGCGCAAAAGGGAAAAAACACACAGCTGAAAGTAGCAAAGTCAATGAACAGATCGAAAGGGAGAAAGGAAATGTAACAGACGGGAgaaacaacagcaacaacaaggAAAAGGCAGTGATGGAAAATGCAGCAGTGGAGGAGACTACCAAGGAATACAACAATGAAAGGGGACAGGAAGAGGAGCTGTATGCAAATGGAAATGATACGGACAGTAAggagaaggaaaaggaaagtaTGGTATTTAGaataaatcaaaagaaaaggaggaagaaTAAAAAGCATAATACCAAGAAGGCTCTAAAAAAGAAGACCAAAGTCACTTTCAAGGTGATCAAGAATCAACAGGAAGGTTATAAACAGCATAGTTCAGTTGAAAAGAAGAATGTGGAGAAGGAGACGGATCAAGACGAATCCCAAAACAGTGAGGAGATTACTCCAGCAGAAGCGGATACAGAACAAATTGCCGACACAGCCAGTAACAACAATGAGGAGATTACCCCAGCTGGTCAATCTCTGAATGACACAGGACAGcagtgttatatccggcatttttgcgtactTGGGAAAAGTTGAAACTAACCTTGATTGTAAGGAATTAGGTTatgttggatttttcttaaaatgtgtATGCGGTTATGGAAGAATGGATGCGGAGATGTTGAGGAAGGCTAAggacaaaattggaaattttggaaacttatttCGGGAATTATCAAATAAGATTTACTactaattgggcttggaaaaaaaaaaaggaagatgagGCCCAATATTAAAGGGTGGCGGCCAACTATAAGCTCAAACCcatgatttaattaattcttcCATGTGCctattaattataaaaggatTGGGagccttagaagtttcaagaaaacaaaggaaaaatcaagaagaaagagagaaaggccttcggccataagagagaaaggaagaagaagaagaaaaaatttttgGAGCCTTggtccttggttcaaaaatttgtgtcttcttgaattcttactaagttcaaggcgcttatcgacgtggtataattagttaagcaaaagaacgacgtttgcggcgagttgaaaattgaagaataaggtatgaattctattcctttatgttatggaatgagtatACATGTTAGAATGACTAGAATTAGATAACAATTAAgggagtgtggtgtgtgtgtgcatggccgtgtgtatgtgtaaaGTGGtacatggccgtgagccatggtatTGAGAAggcaaggatttcatgttttcttttcatgttatagaaggatatatatatgttatggtatgtgaaattgaatgaaaatcatggaagggtGATTGTTAGTGTGTAAGCCGCGTGTGTGTGCAAGTTGCATGGCTATGATTAGTTGAATTTGGTGTTGTgttatagttgtggttatgatggaattcatgttagaaatgaaagttgaaggAGTTAGGTTGAAGTTAGGAATATAGAGGTTGGCCGTGAGCTATGGAaaattggaatgaaaatgaattgtttttgtttgtcatgataagttgtgtcgttatgattcttgtaacatcaataaaggtttaatggtttgagttggtattgatttgaaagtatgaagtcgaaGTGAGAATTATTGCATTATCTTCGGAAAGTAGAcaaattgtgttatattgtaaTTTGTGTTGATCGTATTTGTGATGGTGttattgttggcttgttgttggttatttttaGTAGGAGTTAAATTGTCGGGCGTCAcgtttataggggaggtgctgccgaaatttcggtagctaagtataaacccaagagtgaaatgttaactcatgaatagtaacttggAAAAGGTAACCATTTGCGgacttttgacgaaacgggaattgagattggacgagcgtaaggcgaaaccaaggtatgtaaagtcttgcccttcattctttggcatgttctgaatataacaggcttgaaagcgagcctcgatctCTCTTCTGCTCCTCAtactccgagattgaaaatagctcaaaactattcagtaagattgaattattcctttaccttttgtcggCAAGATTGCCTATATgtgcctaacttccataaatggagtcggaacactctaagatgattatggacgactccctaaggtttattatccatgatTTACGTACTacactatggttgggtccgaggtgggcccacaaaaccctgatagttcttataaagcaaaaaaattgactccttttgtttgattttCATAGTTAACTCTTGGCTACCATATGATAAGTGTTATGACATCCGGAACACTACGGACACTCGATTCGATATAATCTGTCGTGCCATCCCAAATGACACGTATGCGAACCTATTATAACTATGATCCGATAATTTCGATTTGTCTTATCttccgaactatttcggttCATTAAGTCCGTACGTCGGTCCGTAtatatatggtttctcatggatacgtttcgtggatgcctcaatgcttccttcaccgcgcccggcCAAGttctcgtgattcgtgcacttcaccgcattgttcaccgcgtccctcgatGTGCGGGCGGATCCGTTATATCGATTATGatctcgattatgtgatattatggggatggaggccgggatggcatttgatccgatttgtccgtccaccgcgtcccgtactacgaggccgggtttcgttaccgcgtcccttattaaagggccgggatccgatatatgatatgtatgtccgaatatgcttatgactcgcatgcatgattctcgttCTACAAGCTTCAGTAGGCGATTTGGATCATGACTCCTCGTCACTCCGCCGGAAATCCGATTCGAACTTTGATTCCGTTTGTCACACTTCCGAGTTCTCGGTTCTATCTCGAGAGTCTGTTTATTACACCTCTGTATCTCGAACTCTGGTACGACTCATAGTCACTCTCTGTGTGTCTGATTTGCTTTGTGCTTTCGTCCGCTACATTCTGTACTTCTGATCTGCATTGAAACTCCGTCCGCTACATTCCCTAAATCTGACatattatgattctgtctgCACACTCTGTAAGTCTGGT is from Lycium ferocissimum isolate CSIRO_LF1 unplaced genomic scaffold, AGI_CSIRO_Lferr_CH_V1 ctg17182, whole genome shotgun sequence and encodes:
- the LOC132042694 gene encoding uncharacterized protein LOC132042694, with product MLDFNNEEDFKNTWYGRSIEIEGQVMWLEKWTPNFRPDVDSPIVPAWVLLPSLPIHCHSWHYVKQIVDTIGTPLSMDLATENRTRPSMAKVRVEIDLTRPKIDSVWIGVEDDDSPLKGFTQKIEYENVPKYCRHCKLLGHSILQCRHAEKKKEDAKGKHTEVEDNEEYGKASESAKGKKHTAESSKVNEQIEREKGNVTDGRNNSNNKEKAVMENAAVEETTKEYNNERGQEEELYANGNDTDSKEKEKESMVFRINQKKRRKNKKHNTKKALKKKTKVTFKVIKNQQEGYKQHSSVEKKNVEKETDQDESQNSEEITPAEADTEQIADTASNNNEEITPAGQSLNDTGQQCYIRHFCVLGKS